A portion of the Rhinolophus sinicus isolate RSC01 linkage group LG03, ASM3656204v1, whole genome shotgun sequence genome contains these proteins:
- the AHSA1 gene encoding activator of 90 kDa heat shock protein ATPase homolog 1 isoform X1: MAKWGEGDPRWIVEERADATNVNNWHWTERDASNWSMDKLKTLFLAVQVQNEEGKCEVTEVSKLDGEASINNRKGKLIFFYEWSVKLNWTGTSKSGVQYKGHVEIPNLSDENSVDEVEISVSLAKDEPDTNLVALMKEEGVKLLREAMGIYISTLKTEFTQGMILPTLNGESVDSTGQPALKTEERKLSQAKSASSKTQARPVGVKIPTCKITLKDTFLTSPEELYRVFTTQELVQAFTHAPAVLEADKGGKFHLVDGNVTGEFTDLVPEKHIVMKWRFKSWPEGHFATITLTFHDKNGETEVCMEGRGIPAPEEERTRQGWQRYYFEGIKQTFGYGARLF, translated from the exons ATGGCCAAGTGGGGTGAGGGCGACCCACGCTGGATCGTGGAGGAGCGGGCGGACGCCACCAACGTCAACAACTGGCACTG gACAGAGAGGGATGCTTCAAATTGGTCCATGGATAAGCTGAAAACACTGTTCCTGGCAGTGCAGGTGCAAAATGAGGAAGGCAAGTGTGAAGTGACAGAAGTGAGCAAGCTTGATGGAGAGGCATCCATTAACAATCGCAAAGGCAAACTTATCTTCTTTTATGAGTGGAGTGTCAAACTAAATTGGACAG GTACCTCTAAGTCTGGAGTACAGTACAAGGGCCACGTGGAGATCCCCAACTTGTCTGATGAAAACAGCGTGGACGAAGTAGAG ATTAGTGTGAGCCTTGCCAAAGATGAGCCTGACACAAATCTCGTGGCCTTAATGAAGGAAGAAGGGGTGAAACTTCTAAGAGAAGCAATGGGAATTTACATCAGCACCCTCAAAACAG AGTTCACGCAGGGCATGATCTTGCCTACACTGAATGGAGAGTCGGTAGACTCAACTGGTCAGCCAGCACTGAAAACTGAGGAACGCAAG CTTTCACAGGCTAAGTCTGCTTCTTCAAAAACCCAGGCCAGACCTGTTGGTGTCAAAATCCCCACTTGTAAGATCACTCTTAAAGATACCTTCCTGACGTCACCCGAGGAGCTCTATAGAGTGTTCACCACTCAAGAG ctggttcaggcctttacccATGCTCCTGCAGTGTTAGAAGCAGACAAGGGTGGGAAGTTTCACCTGGTAGATGGCAACGTCACTGGCGAATTCACTGATCTG GTCCCCGAGAAACACATTGTGATGAAGTGGAGGTTTAAATCTTGGCCAGAAG GGCACTTTGCCACCATCACCTTGACCTTCCATGACAAGAATGGAGAGACTGAAGTGTGCATGGAGGGCCGCGGCATCCCTGCCCCGGAGGAAGAGAGGACCCGGCAGGGCTGGCAGCGCTACTACTTTGAGGGCATCAAGCAGACCTTTGGCTATGGCGCACGCTTGTTTTAG
- the AHSA1 gene encoding activator of 90 kDa heat shock protein ATPase homolog 1 isoform X2 — MDKLKTLFLAVQVQNEEGKCEVTEVSKLDGEASINNRKGKLIFFYEWSVKLNWTGTSKSGVQYKGHVEIPNLSDENSVDEVEISVSLAKDEPDTNLVALMKEEGVKLLREAMGIYISTLKTEFTQGMILPTLNGESVDSTGQPALKTEERKLSQAKSASSKTQARPVGVKIPTCKITLKDTFLTSPEELYRVFTTQELVQAFTHAPAVLEADKGGKFHLVDGNVTGEFTDLVPEKHIVMKWRFKSWPEGHFATITLTFHDKNGETEVCMEGRGIPAPEEERTRQGWQRYYFEGIKQTFGYGARLF, encoded by the exons ATGGATAAGCTGAAAACACTGTTCCTGGCAGTGCAGGTGCAAAATGAGGAAGGCAAGTGTGAAGTGACAGAAGTGAGCAAGCTTGATGGAGAGGCATCCATTAACAATCGCAAAGGCAAACTTATCTTCTTTTATGAGTGGAGTGTCAAACTAAATTGGACAG GTACCTCTAAGTCTGGAGTACAGTACAAGGGCCACGTGGAGATCCCCAACTTGTCTGATGAAAACAGCGTGGACGAAGTAGAG ATTAGTGTGAGCCTTGCCAAAGATGAGCCTGACACAAATCTCGTGGCCTTAATGAAGGAAGAAGGGGTGAAACTTCTAAGAGAAGCAATGGGAATTTACATCAGCACCCTCAAAACAG AGTTCACGCAGGGCATGATCTTGCCTACACTGAATGGAGAGTCGGTAGACTCAACTGGTCAGCCAGCACTGAAAACTGAGGAACGCAAG CTTTCACAGGCTAAGTCTGCTTCTTCAAAAACCCAGGCCAGACCTGTTGGTGTCAAAATCCCCACTTGTAAGATCACTCTTAAAGATACCTTCCTGACGTCACCCGAGGAGCTCTATAGAGTGTTCACCACTCAAGAG ctggttcaggcctttacccATGCTCCTGCAGTGTTAGAAGCAGACAAGGGTGGGAAGTTTCACCTGGTAGATGGCAACGTCACTGGCGAATTCACTGATCTG GTCCCCGAGAAACACATTGTGATGAAGTGGAGGTTTAAATCTTGGCCAGAAG GGCACTTTGCCACCATCACCTTGACCTTCCATGACAAGAATGGAGAGACTGAAGTGTGCATGGAGGGCCGCGGCATCCCTGCCCCGGAGGAAGAGAGGACCCGGCAGGGCTGGCAGCGCTACTACTTTGAGGGCATCAAGCAGACCTTTGGCTATGGCGCACGCTTGTTTTAG